The Biomphalaria glabrata chromosome 6, xgBioGlab47.1, whole genome shotgun sequence genomic interval CCCTTTACTGCACATCTCAAGATGAGTCTCACTGTGAACTACTGTATATTTAGAACATTGAAAAAATTGATAATTTATGTGTTGTCTTTAGAGTGTGataagttattgttttttttataccaaataTTAGCATAGAGTTTAGTTTGAAAACATCTCCATACAATCATTCATTATATCATAAATAGTAAAATACGTAAAAATAGTTTTAgcttacaatttcttttccgcTGCAGCTTTTCTTACTTTGACATTAGATTCTTACCATGAAGGCTTATTATGAAATGCCAtccttacatttaaaaaaaagtttgtaaagaaagaagtcaacatacatttttgtattcataattttaatttgttgtAGCTTTACATTATGTACCAATTAGTTTTGTACTGTTAAAAATGTcccaaaatgtaaaaaaaaatttttcagcCCATAGAAAGCAACatttttcacaaaaatattttttaattcttcataCAAAGTGTATTTAAgttatgggaaaaaaaagtctttaataatgcaaataatataattatatttgtaGACAGCAATACTTACCATATAGTTTGTCTCAAAGCAATCTCTTGTATGCATGATTTAAAACATCTTGATTTAAACCTGTTCTCAGGGTTTTACTGTATTCATATTACTTAAATAGACAGAGTCTGAAAAATATTGTCTTTATCTTGCCAtgactttatttaaatatcgtTATCCACATTGtgctgctttaaaaaaaagactataatatggctttaaatataatatatatgcaaCATATTGTACAATGATTACTTTAATGTATCTAACTAAATGGAGTAAATATTGAGTGATATAACtacataaaaatagctgtgttacatttgttttattttatatgtatgtaaaaaagagcagtgtttctcaaatgggggggtgggggaagagagagagagagagaggcctaATGTCTtgacaaggggggggggggggcaatgtcCTAACAACaggtttcaaaaattaaaatgttcttaGAGACTGTTTCTtctagctagtaattctttttgaACTATACACATCAACtgtaaaatttctaggaaaatcattggAGCAATTTTTGAGAATTGTGTCCACCCATGTTTTAGGTTTTACCCAATCCAAATATGCAATTGAATAGAGGTATCATAAAATGTAAACCATTttcacaacaacaacaagataATTCTTCTAAACTTCATTTTGTCAGAATGGTTGAATTTCTCTCTACTCAAATTGTTATGACAATCACATCCATTAAAGACATAGAAGGGCTATATGTACCTCTGAATGTCCCTCATATAATAGTATTGGCCAGTACTGCCACTTCTTTTTTTGATACCACAAGCATATCTAATACTATTTTGAAACAACTTTTAACATAAACTTTTCTTACTATGAGAACGTGTCCAGGAGGATGAATTTCTGAAATTCAGAATATATAAAAATCTTTGGACCCCCTTGCTGGGTGAAGTGCAAACATATTGTCTATCCAATACTATCTCCAGAAAGAATTTTTTcagtaaaaaatactttaatgaACTTTCATTAAGTAAATTTAGATTCCTAACTTATTGTAAATTTATATGCAAAGAAAAATCAGACTGGAAAATAGTGCTATCATTATGTttttaagttacttttttttttcatttcatcctaaaaaaaaaacaacctcccaGGCTCCACCATGGAACCTTAAAGCTGACTAAAGGGGGtgcaaataatttcttttttttgttgaggcGATGTcactggtaaaagtttgagaaacactgtactAAAGTACTCTATAAAaatgagagataaagagaacaAATAATGATGAAGTTAAACTGAGAACAGCTTTTATAATCCAGAGTTCATTAGCTTACTGATCCATATCACTTCTAATTGGTAGCATATAAATGTCCAAACTATTTTTATAGAGAATGTGTGTATTGATATTAATTTACTAAATCAAAATCACTTGAATCTAggataataaacaaaatgaccACCCAGAAGaaagtataataaataaaagagataaataaaaaatattaatgcaTGCAAGCATGTTagtatttcattaaaatttGTCTTTACTTTAAATACTGCTAccatacaacaaaatatttaatattcctACAGTATTGCTATCAAGTGGATAGTTTTAGATGTTTCCAATCACAAAGGGATCAGAATAGAGCATGAGAATAGAGCATGAGAATAGAGCATGAGAATAGAGCATGAGAATAGAGCATGAGAATAGAGCATGAGAATAGAGCATGAGAATAGAGCATGAGAATAGAGCATGATATTTCATGAAGTagcctaaattaaaataattaaaaaaaagaaaagtttataATACTTAcaatgaaattataaaataaactttaaatgcACTTGCAAGATTTAAATGTTACTATTGCAATCTTTTAACTGTATGATTTCTATTCTACTATTTCAATCTATTGATTCCATGCAAGACTGGTTGAAATGATGTGTTGACACATGTAAATAcacattaaaagatttttttctctaaaaatatgatgaaaaaaaaaaactgtttacatTGGAAAAGGCTGACCATAGAAATCTGTCGTTAATAAATAGATCTGGAaaattgaaatgtaaacaaaaaaagtttctttgaaCTTTACAGTATAGGTGAACATTGTCCTAAGATCATGTCAAAGGAGACagatttgttattttataatcctATACATCCAatgttaatattttgcttgGAAAGCGGATTCTGAAATCTTAATGTTTATTGGCATTGgaagtccaaaaaaaaaaaaaaaaaaagagtccagTAATCTATGAGAACTAGATTAAATAATGTCAATTATTATTGACCAAAAAAGTGTACACTACAGTATTAAAATTATTCttgtgaagaaagaaagtgaaagacAGTAGTTAAAACAGCAgtaaaaacatgaatcaatatcagatcaatgtgtaaataaaatttGTAGTTGCTACATACAAGATGACATAATgtcaagtaaaaataaaacagagcACCGTACCAAAATATGTACAagtatatgggggggggggggggggaaagaggttacaaatagaaaaacttcTTAAAGAATGTAAATGCTTAGAAAAATTATTGTGTATAATAATGATGGTAGAATCAACTGTTGTCAAGATCATTGATATTGAGCTTGATAAACTGACCTGGCTCAACatgaaacaaatgtttattaGATCCAAGCAAAGGTTTTCTCACTATGTACTGGCCAGGATTTGTGATAATGCAGATGCCCTGTCTTGACATCTCAGCATTCATAGCATCACTTCGCTTTTGGCTGTCAGCTGTTGAGTGTAGGGATCGACCCTGGACATGTGCACTGGATTCAAAGGCGCTGCTAGTTGATCTTTTCGTTGGTGGCGCCTTACAGTAAGATGGTTTTAAAGGAAGACTTTGTGTTCTTAGCCTTGCTGTATCCGCAATGACACcagcattttgtttttgacTCAATTTGATCACTCTATTTCCTTGTGCAGTACCAATAACATCAGACAAAGGGTTTTGACCAGGGTTCTTGTACAAGGTCTCTGCCCAAGCAGTCTGGGGGTTCTTGTACAAAGTCTCTGCCCAAGCAGTCTGTGGTCTTTCATTCTGTTCTTCCATGCCCTCAGAGCAGGTGCTATCATCTAATGAAGAACTTAGAAAACCTTTAGTTGTACTGGCGATACCGGTAACAGGTTTGGTAAAAGTTTCTGAATTTCCCAATGTGGTGTAGAGCTTATCCTGGTAAGGCATTTGAGATTGTTCCGGGCCTGCAAAAGCTGTGGCTATTGAGTGAGAACAATTCTTATCATATTTTTTGAAAGAATCTTTAGCTTTATGTGAACATTTAGCCGGGCGAACTTTCACCGTAACCTGTTTTTTATATGGTTTATGTTCTTTATTTGGCACCGTAGAGCTTTTACATCCAGATGTTCCACTCACAGAGTCATCAGTGTTACATTCACTACTTGACTCTTTGGTGGTATGCTGAAAACGTAGAAATAAGTAGACAATatattattacaataaaaaacattacactgaatttataaaaaaatctctaATATGTAACCATATGTTCCTTTCTTTGAGACAAATGTGGAATAAGTTTTGGATCAAAAGTAAAGTTTGAGACTTTGCAGCATATGAAGTGGATGATATCAATTTTACCTGGTTTCTGTGACCAGCTAT includes:
- the LOC106064439 gene encoding uncharacterized protein LOC106064439, which translates into the protein MERTLNDLVEDVSKSKKQATDIYYRTISRQMVFDVYQNLGTKITANTHESDADSDRKTKKLPCSFMKKSWLSDSFSLDQVSKHNKCDKDMRYKLDNTLQKITEHMCQISDHCQCFYKSCSKKSLSEAETRHFKAYHKTLKSPKKKSKKHTTKESSSECNTDDSVSGTSGCKSSTVPNKEHKPYKKQVTVKVRPAKCSHKAKDSFKKYDKNCSHSIATAFAGPEQSQMPYQDKLYTTLGNSETFTKPVTGIASTTKGFLSSSLDDSTCSEGMEEQNERPQTAWAETLYKNPQTAWAETLYKNPGQNPLSDVIGTAQGNRVIKLSQKQNAGVIADTARLRTQSLPLKPSYCKAPPTKRSTSSAFESSAHVQGRSLHSTADSQKRSDAMNAEMSRQGICIITNPGQYIVRKPLLGSNKHLFHVEPGQFIKLNINDLDNS